A window of the Lactuca sativa cultivar Salinas chromosome 7, Lsat_Salinas_v11, whole genome shotgun sequence genome harbors these coding sequences:
- the LOC128126984 gene encoding uncharacterized protein LOC128126984, with translation MKIKKSFVLLALLFAISIVISSARSIETADDNLGREALGEKKKRLSDEVGVVGTTSLEVDNGAIAGSGGGSGGGSVGGGGSSGGGGSHGGGGSGGGGGSHGGGGSSGGGGSHGGGGSSGGGGSHGGGGSGGGKGGSGGGSHGGGGSSGGGGSHGGGGSSGGGSHGGGGSSGGKGGSGGGGGSGGSGGSGSSGGGGSGGGSKGGGGGSGAGSGGGSKGGGGGSGGSKGGGGGSGGSKGGGGGSGGSGSGGGSKGGGGSGGGSKGGSGGSGGGGGSKGGSGGSGGGGGSKGGSGGSGGGGSKGGGGGGGGGSKGGGGSGGGGGSGGGGGSGGGSKGGSGGGGSGSGHKGGGGHGGSGGGGGHGGSGGGGSGGGGGHGGSGGGSGGGGHGGGSGGGSGGGHKGGGGSGGSGGGAGGVSIGAEE, from the exons ATGAAGATAAAAAAGAGTTTTGTTTTGTTGGCTCTTTTATTTGCTATCAGTATCGTTATATCCTCCGCAAGATCAATTGAGACTGCTGATGACA ACTTGGGAAGGGAAGCACTTGGTGAAAAAAAGAAACGCTTGAGTGATGAGGTTGGTGTAGTAGGAACCACTAGTCTTGAAGTAGACAATGGTGCTATTGCGGGCAGCGGAGGAGGTAGTGGTGGAGGAAGCGTAGGAGGTGGTGGCAGTAGTGGAGGAGGCGGTAGCCATGGGGGTGGTGGCAGTGGTGGAGGTGGCGGCAGCCATGGGGGTGGTGGTAGTAGTGGAGGTGGCGGCAGCCATGGAGGTGGTGGCAGTAGTGGAGGAGGCGGCAGCCATGGAGGTGGTGGCAGTGGTGGAGGTAAGGGAGGTAGCGGTGGAGGTAGCCATGGGGGTGGTGGCAGCAGTGGAGGAGGCGGTAGCCACGGAGGTGGTGGCAGTAGTGGAGGCGGCAGCCACGGAGGTGGTGGCAGTAGTGGAGGCAAGGGAGGTAGCGGAGGTGGTGGCGGTAGTGGAGGAAGTGGAGGTAGCGGCAGTAGTGGTGGTGGAGGAAGTGGAGGGGGTAGCAAgggaggtggtggaggaagtgGAGCGGGTAGCGGAGGGGGTAGCAAAGGAGGAGGCGGTGGAAGCGGAGGAAGCAAAGGGGGAGGTGGTGGAAGCGGAGGAAGCaagggaggaggtggtggtagtggtggaagTGGTAGTGGAGGGGGTAGCAAAGGAGGGGGTGGAAGCGGAGGGGGTAGCAAGGGAGGCAGTGGAGGCAGTGGAGGGGGAGGGGGTAGCAAGGGAGGCAGTGGAGGCAGTGGAGGGGGAGGGGGTAGCAAGGGAGGCAGTGGAGGCAGTGGAGGGGGAGGAAGCAAGGGAGGCGGTGGCGGTGGAGGTGGAGGGAGCAAAGGAGGAGGTGGCAGTGGAGGTGGAGGAGGCAGCGGCGGAGGGGGAGGCAGTGGTGGAGGGAGCAAAGgaggcagtggtggtggtggcagcgGCAGCGGTCACAAGGGAGGTGGCGGACACGGCGGCAGTGGAGGTGGTGGAGGACACGgcggcagtggtggtggtggtagtggaggAGGAGGTGGACACGGCGGGAGTGGCGGAGGAAGTGGAGGAGGCGGACACGGCGGTGGGAGTGGCGGAGGATCAGGTGGAGGTCACAAGGGAGGGGGCGGCAGTGGTGGTTCTGGTGGAGGTGCAGGAGGAGTCAGCATCGGTGCCGAAGAATGA